A genomic region of Halomonas aestuarii contains the following coding sequences:
- a CDS encoding DUF349 domain-containing protein, whose translation MSGLLRRLFAPRWKHPDPEVRRQAVSRLDPSSEDQRRTLEQLARDPDPGVRLAALETMEDPERLLALYRDGDASPELRAHLIALLAGRRGHHDLPARTALVERLEDRALLNELALQGDNQQLRLAALARLEAEEDLIRQACDNGIAAVRHAAAARVESEAGLARLAQEARRDRQVARGARERLNRLRADAASLEAARTEREALLDKLEQHSQGPWEPLYAGRFRHLMREWSRMRDLADARQERRYQDACQRCRKVIGDHEAQEHARDADDRRRESADQTRESLVEALEESLDGLHQGEHLTDQDIASLRAQKRLLASRWQALSEQHLADEALRGRYDQALADYERIVQARVRLDERASDIEAAMAEGDVDRLRALVEACGWPDGLTPAPLLARARERLARKTPRDDGDLDARLARFVEELDQLEGLLESGAFKGASRLHQRLRQQAEQLPLPDADQARLKRLAARLAELRDWRGFVAGPKRDQLCQAIDELAENSLLTEAELDRRHRQLVKEWKSLGDAAANREQSARFRAASDRIKERLAPWRERQQAERQRNLEARETLCEQLETLLQQPAHEADPDALREIRDRSREQWRRFAPVPREQAEPIGRRFGRILHELQALIDRRALEIAEAKRELIEQTRELLARDLPPGKRADQAKALQRRWRALGRAPKGEEQALWREFRALCDDIFASREAARDDQAQRNRARLEAMQALIDRLDAWHPSRSREADVLDEAVREASALEPLPSGRRTEGMRRRWNGIVRARSERLDRLALAEEAHRWQAIRPLLNAHLQADARRLAGGAIEEVPLPEDLDLPAELRRAHERRNAARQAGTTDEAEERLSRLRAHLSLLAGGHVHQRDDPLRLAIQVERLNENMGQEISRTEELHQILGELLANGPMPEGLWEREVGELDRMLESLAELPPA comes from the coding sequence ATGTCAGGACTCCTCCGCCGCCTGTTCGCCCCGCGCTGGAAACACCCGGATCCCGAGGTCCGCCGCCAGGCCGTGTCACGTCTCGACCCCTCCAGCGAGGACCAGCGCCGCACCCTTGAGCAGCTGGCCCGGGACCCCGACCCCGGCGTCCGCCTGGCCGCGCTGGAGACGATGGAGGACCCCGAGCGCCTGCTGGCGCTGTACCGGGACGGGGACGCCTCCCCCGAGCTCCGAGCGCACCTGATCGCCCTGCTCGCCGGCCGCCGCGGCCACCACGACCTGCCGGCGCGTACCGCGCTGGTGGAGCGACTCGAGGACCGGGCGCTGCTGAACGAGCTGGCCCTGCAGGGCGACAACCAGCAGCTGCGCCTCGCCGCCCTGGCCCGCCTCGAGGCGGAGGAGGACCTGATCCGCCAGGCCTGTGACAACGGCATCGCCGCCGTCCGCCACGCCGCCGCCGCCCGGGTCGAGAGCGAGGCCGGCCTCGCCCGACTGGCCCAGGAGGCCCGCCGTGACCGCCAGGTGGCCCGCGGGGCCCGGGAACGCCTCAACCGGCTGCGCGCCGACGCCGCCTCCCTGGAGGCGGCCCGAACGGAGCGCGAGGCCCTTCTGGACAAGCTCGAGCAACATTCCCAGGGCCCCTGGGAGCCGCTCTATGCCGGGCGCTTCCGCCACCTGATGCGGGAGTGGTCGCGAATGCGCGACCTGGCGGATGCCCGGCAGGAGCGGCGCTATCAGGATGCCTGCCAGCGCTGTCGCAAGGTCATCGGCGACCATGAGGCCCAGGAACATGCCCGGGACGCCGACGATCGTCGTCGGGAGAGTGCCGACCAGACCCGGGAGTCCCTGGTCGAGGCCCTGGAGGAGAGCCTCGACGGCTTGCATCAGGGCGAGCATCTGACCGATCAGGACATCGCCAGCCTGCGCGCCCAGAAGCGCCTGCTGGCCAGCCGCTGGCAGGCGCTCTCCGAGCAGCACCTGGCCGACGAGGCGCTTCGCGGCCGCTACGACCAGGCCCTGGCCGACTACGAGCGGATCGTCCAGGCCAGGGTGCGCCTGGATGAACGCGCCAGCGACATCGAGGCGGCCATGGCCGAGGGGGATGTGGATCGCCTGAGGGCCCTGGTCGAGGCCTGCGGCTGGCCGGACGGCCTGACACCGGCGCCGCTGCTGGCACGAGCCCGAGAACGGCTGGCCAGGAAGACGCCTCGGGACGACGGGGACCTCGACGCAAGGCTTGCGCGGTTCGTCGAGGAGCTGGACCAACTGGAGGGCCTGCTGGAGAGCGGCGCCTTCAAGGGCGCCAGCCGACTCCACCAGCGCCTGCGCCAGCAGGCCGAGCAGCTGCCCCTGCCGGATGCCGACCAGGCGCGACTCAAGCGCCTCGCGGCACGGCTTGCCGAACTCCGCGACTGGCGCGGCTTCGTCGCCGGCCCCAAGCGCGACCAGCTGTGCCAGGCCATCGACGAGCTGGCCGAGAACAGCCTGCTGACCGAGGCCGAGCTCGACCGCCGCCACCGCCAGCTGGTCAAGGAGTGGAAGAGCCTGGGGGACGCCGCCGCGAACCGCGAGCAGTCCGCCCGCTTCCGTGCCGCCTCCGACCGCATCAAGGAACGCCTGGCCCCCTGGCGGGAGCGCCAGCAGGCCGAGCGGCAGCGCAACCTGGAAGCCCGGGAGACACTGTGCGAGCAGCTCGAGACGCTGCTCCAGCAGCCTGCCCACGAGGCCGACCCCGATGCGCTGCGCGAGATCCGCGACCGCTCGCGGGAGCAGTGGCGACGCTTCGCCCCTGTGCCCCGCGAGCAGGCCGAGCCCATCGGCCGACGCTTCGGCCGCATCCTCCATGAGCTTCAGGCCCTGATCGACCGGCGGGCCCTGGAGATCGCCGAGGCCAAGCGCGAACTGATCGAACAGACCCGCGAGCTGCTGGCGCGCGACCTGCCACCGGGCAAGCGGGCCGACCAGGCCAAGGCGCTGCAGCGTCGCTGGCGGGCGCTGGGACGGGCGCCCAAGGGCGAGGAGCAGGCCCTGTGGCGGGAATTCCGCGCGCTGTGCGACGACATCTTCGCCAGCCGTGAAGCCGCCCGTGACGACCAGGCCCAGCGCAACCGTGCCCGACTGGAGGCCATGCAGGCCCTGATCGACCGCCTGGACGCCTGGCATCCCTCCCGGAGCCGCGAGGCCGACGTGCTGGACGAGGCCGTCCGCGAGGCTTCGGCGCTGGAACCCCTGCCGTCCGGCCGGCGCACCGAGGGCATGCGTCGCCGCTGGAACGGCATCGTGCGGGCCCGCAGCGAGCGACTGGACCGCCTGGCCCTGGCCGAGGAAGCCCACCGCTGGCAGGCCATTCGCCCTCTGCTCAATGCCCACCTTCAGGCGGATGCCCGGCGGCTGGCCGGCGGCGCCATCGAGGAGGTCCCCCTGCCCGAGGACCTCGACCTGCCGGCCGAGCTGCGACGCGCCCATGAACGCCGTAATGCCGCCCGCCAGGCCGGCACCACCGACGAGGCGGAGGAGCGGCTCTCCCGCCTGCGGGCCCACCTCTCCCTGCTGGCCGGCGGTCACGTCCATCAGCGTGACGACCCACTGCGCCTGGCGATCCAGGTCGAGCGCCTCAACGAGAACATGGGCCAGGAGATCTCCCGCACCGAGGAGCTCCACCAGATCCTCGGCGAGCTGCTCGCCAACGGCCCGATGCCCGAGGGACTGTGGGAGCGCGAGGTCGGCGAACTCGACCGGATGCTCGAGAGCCTCGCCGAACTGCCTCCGGCCTGA
- a CDS encoding SOS response-associated peptidase yields the protein MAGRLHIAPIDLERLLPDLVAESSLITGANLAPRRPLSLIRLEAGRPRLGSAFWGLTPPWLKVLDHAPHCARAEALQSRPMFREAFGARRCLVPATGIYAWKPQPRFKQPFLITRVDRGPLLLAGIWCRFHTTLSQYNDSLALVTVPTNALLAPVTDRLPAVIEPRDALRWLDPQTPTAEAQALLGPAPGELLGAFTVSRKVNDPANQDPTCAHPTGPMLRHHVQQER from the coding sequence ATGGCCGGCCGACTGCACATCGCCCCCATCGACCTCGAGCGCCTGCTGCCCGACCTGGTCGCCGAGTCCTCGCTGATCACCGGCGCCAACCTGGCCCCACGTCGCCCCCTGTCGCTCATCCGCCTGGAGGCCGGCAGGCCTCGGCTGGGGTCGGCCTTCTGGGGGCTCACGCCGCCCTGGCTGAAGGTGCTCGATCACGCTCCCCACTGCGCCCGGGCCGAGGCACTGCAGAGCCGCCCCATGTTCCGCGAGGCCTTCGGCGCCCGTCGCTGCCTGGTGCCGGCCACCGGCATCTACGCATGGAAGCCTCAGCCGCGCTTCAAGCAGCCCTTCCTGATCACCCGCGTCGATCGCGGCCCGCTGCTGCTGGCGGGGATCTGGTGCCGTTTCCACACGACCCTGAGTCAGTACAACGACTCCCTGGCACTGGTCACGGTGCCCACCAATGCGCTGCTGGCGCCCGTTACCGACCGGCTGCCGGCGGTGATCGAGCCGCGGGATGCCCTGCGCTGGCTCGATCCGCAGACGCCGACGGCCGAGGCCCAGGCCCTGCTCGGCCCCGCGCCCGGGGAACTTCTGGGCGCCTTCACGGTATCAAGGAAGGTCAATGATCCCGCCAACCAGGATCCGACCTGCGCCCACCCCACCGGTCCCATGCTGCGCCACCACGTTCAACAGGAGCGATGA
- the minE gene encoding cell division topological specificity factor MinE, producing MKLLDFLKRERKKSASVAKERLQIIVAHQRTQRGQPDYMPLLEKELLEVIRRYVQIDDDAVNITLDSEDNCSVLELNVTLPKA from the coding sequence GTGAAGTTGCTCGATTTCCTCAAGCGAGAGCGCAAGAAGTCCGCGTCGGTCGCCAAGGAGCGGCTGCAGATCATCGTGGCCCATCAGCGCACCCAGCGGGGACAGCCTGACTACATGCCGCTTCTGGAAAAGGAGCTGCTGGAGGTGATCCGCCGCTACGTGCAGATCGATGACGACGCGGTCAACATCACCCTCGACAGCGAAGACAACTGCTCGGTGCTGGAGCTCAACGTCACCCTGCCCAAGGCCTGA
- a CDS encoding TetR/AcrR family transcriptional regulator, which produces MARPRQHAPEALHAHVMEACDAWLQQHPAHTLSLRALAREVGCAPSTLLKLYGSFSNLLQHVNVETLARLRGVIEPLLADEVPEARLKALARAYWQFARQDAHRWQLLFDYPLAQEGELDQRQNEMIEGLFLRVQATLKEYQPALDDLEAWRLSRTLWGSVHGLVQLGLNERLGYWQGEPLEVGDLLDQLLSTILAGLRQAPDAP; this is translated from the coding sequence ATGGCTCGTCCCAGACAGCATGCCCCCGAGGCACTCCATGCCCATGTCATGGAGGCCTGTGATGCCTGGCTGCAGCAGCATCCGGCCCACACGCTGTCGCTGCGGGCCCTGGCGCGCGAGGTCGGCTGTGCCCCCAGCACCCTGCTCAAGCTCTACGGCAGCTTCAGCAACCTGCTGCAGCACGTCAACGTCGAGACCCTGGCCCGCCTGCGTGGCGTGATCGAGCCCCTGCTCGCCGACGAGGTCCCCGAGGCGCGCCTCAAGGCGCTGGCCCGGGCCTACTGGCAGTTCGCCCGCCAGGATGCCCATCGCTGGCAGCTGCTCTTCGATTATCCGCTGGCCCAGGAGGGCGAGCTGGACCAGCGCCAGAACGAGATGATCGAGGGCCTCTTCCTGCGCGTGCAGGCGACCCTCAAGGAGTACCAGCCGGCCCTGGACGATCTGGAGGCCTGGCGGCTGAGCCGCACGCTGTGGGGCAGTGTACATGGCCTGGTCCAGCTGGGCCTCAACGAACGCCTCGGCTACTGGCAGGGCGAACCGCTGGAGGTGGGCGACCTGCTCGACCAGCTGCTCTCCACCATCCTGGCCGGCCTCAGGCAGGCGCCGGACGCGCCGTGA
- the minD gene encoding septum site-determining protein MinD, protein MAKIIVVTSGKGGVGKTTSAAAIATGLALRGKKTVVIDFDVGLRNLDLIMGCERRVVYDLVNVIQGEAGLNQALIRDKRVDNLHILPASQTRDKDALTQEGVEKVLDTLGKDFDFIICDSPAGIERGAQLAMYFADAAIVVTNPEVSSVRDSDRMLGLLASKTRRAERGEDPIEEHLLITRYNPSRVDLGDMLNLEDIREILAIDLLGLIPESEAVLRASNQGIPVTHDDNSDAGQAYADTVARLLGEEVPLRFHEYQRKGLLSRMFGGVRR, encoded by the coding sequence TTGGCCAAGATCATCGTTGTGACCTCCGGCAAGGGTGGGGTCGGCAAGACAACCAGCGCAGCAGCCATCGCCACGGGGCTGGCGCTGCGCGGCAAGAAGACCGTGGTCATCGATTTCGACGTGGGGCTGCGTAACCTCGACCTGATCATGGGGTGCGAGCGCCGCGTGGTCTATGACCTGGTCAACGTGATCCAGGGCGAGGCGGGGCTGAACCAGGCCCTGATTCGCGACAAGCGGGTCGACAACCTGCATATCCTCCCGGCCTCCCAGACCCGCGACAAGGACGCCCTGACTCAGGAAGGCGTCGAGAAGGTGCTCGACACCCTGGGCAAGGATTTCGACTTCATCATCTGTGACTCCCCGGCGGGCATCGAGCGCGGCGCCCAGCTGGCCATGTACTTCGCCGACGCGGCGATCGTGGTCACCAACCCCGAGGTCTCCTCGGTGCGCGACTCCGACCGCATGCTCGGCCTGCTGGCGTCCAAGACCCGGCGTGCCGAGCGCGGCGAGGACCCGATCGAGGAGCATCTGCTGATCACCCGCTACAACCCGAGTCGCGTCGACCTGGGGGACATGCTGAACCTGGAGGACATCCGCGAGATCCTGGCCATCGACCTGCTCGGCCTGATCCCCGAGTCGGAGGCGGTGCTGCGGGCCTCCAACCAGGGGATCCCGGTCACCCACGATGACAACAGCGATGCCGGCCAGGCGTATGCCGATACGGTGGCCCGGCTGCTGGGCGAAGAGGTGCCGCTGCGCTTCCACGAGTACCAGAGGAAAGGCCTGTTGAGCCGCATGTTTGGAGGAGTCCGCCGGTGA
- the sbcB gene encoding exodeoxyribonuclease I, whose product MAQSQAAPQTFLWHDYETFGADPRRDRPSQFAAIRTDAEFNEIGEPLEFFCKPADDFLPHPQACLITGITPQQARRRGLTEADFAGRIEAAMSEPGTCALGYNSLRFDDEVSRHLFYRNLLDPYAREWQNGNSRWDLIDVIRAFHALRPDGIEWPTRDDGAPSFKLEHLTAANGIAHAGAHDALADVRATIALARLLRDCNARLFDYLLGLRGKRAVSRQLDLPGRKPVLHISRRYPASRGCSALVMPLAEHPSNPNGVIVFDLSMDPAPLMELTPEQIRERVFVSNDDLAEGTERIPLKVIHINKCPVLFPTSALKDVSGPRQGDYGDIVERLGLDLAACREHWKQLAARPEIASRVAEVFSAAHPEPPRDPDLMLYSGGFFSPADRQQMQRVRETDPWDLVGARFAFQDPRLEEMLFRFRARSYPETLESEELARWEAFRWERMNDPAVASLTLKDFAREIERLNAVSLSDRDRQILEELVMHVEAMMPPQAFD is encoded by the coding sequence ATGGCGCAGTCGCAAGCCGCCCCACAGACCTTCCTGTGGCACGACTACGAGACCTTCGGCGCCGACCCGCGTCGCGACCGTCCCTCCCAGTTCGCGGCCATCCGTACCGATGCCGAGTTCAACGAGATCGGCGAGCCGCTCGAGTTCTTCTGCAAGCCCGCCGATGACTTCCTGCCCCACCCCCAGGCCTGCCTGATCACCGGGATCACGCCGCAGCAGGCCCGCCGCCGCGGGCTGACGGAGGCCGACTTCGCCGGCCGCATCGAGGCGGCCATGAGCGAGCCGGGCACCTGCGCCCTGGGCTACAACAGCCTTCGCTTCGATGATGAGGTGAGCCGTCACCTCTTCTACCGCAACCTGCTCGATCCCTACGCCCGGGAGTGGCAGAACGGCAACTCGCGGTGGGACCTGATCGATGTCATTCGCGCCTTCCACGCCCTGCGCCCCGACGGGATCGAGTGGCCGACGCGCGACGACGGCGCCCCGAGCTTCAAGCTGGAGCACCTGACCGCCGCCAACGGCATCGCCCATGCAGGGGCCCACGATGCCCTGGCGGATGTCCGCGCCACCATCGCCCTGGCGAGGCTGCTGCGCGACTGCAACGCCCGGCTGTTCGACTACCTGCTCGGCCTGCGCGGCAAGCGTGCCGTCTCCCGGCAGCTGGACCTGCCCGGTCGCAAGCCGGTGCTGCACATCTCGCGGCGCTATCCGGCCAGCCGCGGCTGCAGCGCCCTGGTGATGCCGCTGGCCGAGCACCCCTCCAATCCCAACGGGGTGATCGTCTTCGACCTCTCGATGGACCCGGCGCCCCTGATGGAGCTGACCCCGGAACAGATCCGCGAGCGGGTCTTCGTCAGCAACGATGACCTGGCGGAGGGGACCGAGCGGATCCCCCTCAAGGTGATCCATATCAACAAGTGCCCGGTGCTCTTTCCGACCAGCGCGCTCAAGGATGTCTCGGGACCCCGTCAGGGCGACTACGGCGACATCGTCGAGCGCCTGGGGCTCGACCTGGCCGCGTGCCGTGAGCACTGGAAGCAGCTCGCCGCCCGTCCCGAGATCGCCTCCCGGGTCGCGGAGGTGTTCTCCGCGGCCCACCCCGAGCCGCCCCGGGACCCGGACCTGATGCTCTATTCCGGCGGCTTCTTCTCGCCGGCGGACCGTCAGCAGATGCAGCGGGTGCGCGAGACTGACCCCTGGGACCTGGTGGGGGCCCGCTTCGCCTTCCAGGACCCGCGGCTCGAGGAGATGCTGTTCCGCTTCCGGGCCCGCAGCTATCCGGAAACCCTGGAGAGCGAGGAGCTGGCGCGCTGGGAGGCCTTCCGCTGGGAGCGCATGAACGACCCGGCCGTCGCGAGCCTCACGCTGAAGGACTTCGCCCGCGAGATCGAGCGGCTCAATGCCGTCTCGCTGTCCGACCGGGACCGTCAGATCCTCGAGGAGCTGGTGATGCACGTCGAGGCGATGATGCCGCCCCAGGCCTTCGACTGA
- a CDS encoding insulinase family protein produces the protein MTKALPAPCRQSGRLLVWLAMATALLTGLAARADAVHETVSPRVSPHDDRDYRALTLDNGLSVLLVSDPEADKAAASLNVDVGSAHDPEDLAGLAHFLEHMLFLGTDAYPESDAYQGYLSRHGGSHNAFTAPLDTNYFFDIEPDALAGALDRFSRFFVAPLFNADRLESERNVVHSEYQARLRDDGRRAQDVLDQLLNPDHPATGFSVGSRETLADRPEGEPSLRERVIDFYESHYDANVMHLAVVAPQPLDELEALVNERFTAVPDRGLSRPTIEEPLVEAQRLPRGARMQSVRDSQRVSFMFPVPDPETAYPHKPADYLAHLLGHEGEGSLLAALREAGWADGLSAGVSRGDGHQALFTVDISLTPEGAGQLERIQASLFATIDRIRESGLESWRHEEEARLAQQQFRFQQHGSPQSDAIRLAMNLSRYPLEDVNIAPYRMGDFDRELIEQWLDGLRPDRLLRLYSGPEVEGDEVSPWFDAPWREVSVAGDAEPLPGIALPAPNPYIAENLELLDVQDEAPGLRIDETGFDFWHMADATFDTPQAEWRFSLQHPAASQEAREAALSRLLAGWLVDSLNETLYPARLAGHHFEAYAHARGITLSFSGWRDRQDRLIERVVTQLREGEIDAATFDRVRYRLQREWRNAPQDALYRQAHRTLSEALVRPQWPTEALLASSQDLEVKDLRDFRRRLLDDLHLEAMAVGNLDRELAEREARQVAEALAPTLSTEAIPDLVPLQAEDLPELTPTTTREDSLVLRYLQGPDRSLDSQALLAVLGQLLETPFYQRLRTEEQLGYVVNAGYSPMLDAPGISLLVQSPDTDSEAIQARIDAFLDDFGQRLGALGDDDLAPYRQAVHDALMQRDTSLSGRTNRLWRALAYGDTGFDRHRRLAERVLSVTADELRESWPTLCEAAVARISFDSGDEASDVLALSRHLAPLPEDDD, from the coding sequence ATGACCAAAGCCCTGCCCGCCCCTTGCCGCCAATCGGGCCGCCTGCTCGTCTGGCTGGCCATGGCCACTGCCCTGCTGACGGGCCTGGCCGCCCGAGCCGACGCCGTGCACGAGACCGTCTCTCCTCGGGTCAGCCCCCACGATGACCGCGACTACCGCGCCCTGACCCTCGACAACGGGCTGAGCGTATTGCTGGTCAGCGATCCGGAGGCCGACAAGGCCGCCGCCTCGTTGAACGTGGACGTGGGCAGCGCCCATGACCCTGAGGACCTCGCCGGCCTGGCCCACTTCCTCGAGCACATGCTGTTCCTGGGCACCGACGCCTACCCCGAGTCCGATGCCTACCAGGGCTACCTGAGCCGACACGGGGGCAGCCACAACGCCTTCACCGCGCCCCTGGACACCAACTACTTCTTCGACATCGAGCCCGACGCCCTGGCCGGCGCCCTGGATCGGTTCAGCCGCTTCTTCGTCGCCCCGCTGTTCAATGCCGACCGCCTGGAGAGCGAGCGCAACGTGGTGCACTCCGAGTACCAGGCGCGCCTGCGCGACGACGGCCGCCGAGCCCAGGACGTTCTCGACCAGCTGCTCAATCCCGACCATCCCGCCACCGGCTTCTCCGTGGGCAGCCGAGAGACCCTCGCCGACCGGCCGGAGGGTGAACCGAGCCTGCGCGAGCGCGTGATCGACTTCTACGAGTCGCACTACGATGCCAACGTCATGCACCTGGCCGTGGTGGCGCCCCAGCCCCTCGATGAGCTGGAGGCGCTGGTCAACGAGCGCTTCACCGCCGTCCCCGACCGCGGCCTCTCCCGGCCGACCATCGAGGAACCGCTGGTCGAGGCGCAACGCCTGCCCCGTGGCGCACGGATGCAGTCGGTCCGCGATAGCCAGCGGGTCAGCTTCATGTTCCCGGTGCCGGACCCCGAGACCGCCTATCCCCACAAGCCCGCCGACTACCTGGCGCACCTGCTCGGTCACGAGGGCGAAGGCAGCCTGCTCGCGGCGCTGCGCGAGGCGGGGTGGGCCGATGGCCTCTCCGCCGGCGTGTCCCGTGGCGACGGCCACCAGGCGCTGTTCACCGTGGACATCAGCCTGACCCCGGAGGGGGCCGGGCAGCTGGAACGCATCCAGGCCAGCCTGTTCGCCACCATCGACCGGATACGCGAATCAGGCCTCGAGTCATGGCGCCATGAGGAGGAGGCGCGCCTTGCCCAGCAGCAGTTCCGCTTCCAGCAGCATGGCTCGCCGCAGAGCGACGCCATCCGCCTGGCCATGAACCTGTCGCGCTACCCCCTGGAGGACGTCAACATCGCGCCCTACCGCATGGGCGACTTCGACCGCGAGCTCATCGAGCAGTGGCTCGATGGCCTGCGCCCCGACCGGCTGCTGCGCCTCTACAGCGGCCCCGAGGTCGAGGGCGATGAGGTCTCGCCCTGGTTCGACGCCCCCTGGCGCGAGGTCAGTGTGGCAGGCGATGCCGAGCCGCTTCCCGGCATCGCCCTGCCCGCCCCCAACCCCTACATTGCCGAGAATCTCGAGCTGCTCGACGTGCAGGACGAGGCGCCCGGTCTGCGCATCGACGAGACGGGGTTCGATTTCTGGCACATGGCGGACGCCACCTTCGACACTCCCCAGGCGGAGTGGCGCTTCAGCCTCCAGCACCCCGCCGCCAGCCAGGAGGCCCGCGAGGCGGCGCTCTCCCGGCTGCTCGCCGGCTGGCTCGTCGACAGCCTCAACGAGACCCTCTATCCGGCGCGGCTGGCCGGCCACCACTTCGAGGCCTATGCCCATGCCCGCGGCATCACCCTGTCGTTCTCCGGCTGGCGGGACCGCCAGGACCGCCTGATCGAACGGGTCGTCACGCAGCTGCGGGAAGGGGAGATCGACGCGGCGACCTTCGACAGGGTGCGCTACCGCCTCCAGCGGGAATGGCGCAATGCGCCCCAGGATGCGCTCTATCGCCAGGCCCACCGCACCCTGTCCGAGGCGCTGGTCCGCCCGCAGTGGCCCACCGAGGCGCTGCTGGCCTCCAGCCAGGACCTCGAGGTCAAGGACCTTCGCGACTTCCGCCGGCGCTTACTCGACGACCTGCATCTGGAAGCCATGGCGGTGGGGAACCTGGATCGCGAGCTCGCCGAGCGCGAGGCGCGTCAGGTGGCCGAGGCACTCGCGCCGACCCTCTCCACCGAGGCTATCCCGGACCTCGTCCCCCTGCAGGCGGAGGACCTGCCCGAGCTCACCCCGACCACCACCCGGGAGGACTCGCTGGTGCTGCGCTACCTGCAGGGGCCGGACCGCTCGCTGGACAGCCAGGCGCTCCTGGCCGTGCTGGGCCAGCTGCTGGAGACCCCCTTCTACCAGCGCCTGCGCACCGAGGAGCAGCTGGGCTACGTGGTCAACGCCGGCTACTCGCCCATGCTGGACGCCCCCGGCATCAGCCTGCTGGTACAGTCTCCCGACACCGACAGCGAGGCGATCCAGGCCCGCATCGATGCCTTCCTGGACGACTTCGGCCAACGCCTCGGGGCGCTCGGCGACGATGACCTGGCGCCCTACCGGCAGGCCGTGCATGACGCCCTGATGCAGCGCGACACCAGCCTGTCCGGGCGCACCAATCGCCTGTGGCGCGCCCTCGCCTACGGCGACACCGGCTTCGACCGCCACCGCCGCCTCGCCGAACGCGTCCTGTCGGTGACGGCCGACGAGCTGCGCGAGTCCTGGCCGACGCTGTGCGAGGCGGCCGTCGCCCGGATCAGCTTCGACTCGGGCGACGAGGCCAGCGACGTGCTGGCCCTGAGCCGGCACCTGGCACCGCTTCCCGAGGACGACGACTGA
- the minC gene encoding septum site-determining protein MinC, translated as MSLKVDRDSMAFTFKGGMLPMTVMELTSADPERIREQLAGKLSQSPAFFQHTPVVLNVEKLDEPHLALERICAVCRAHKLLPVAVRGGPDPVKQSAWALGLGWFPPQEASRPRPLESVADDAESPVEAEVDEPVVVDDAPDTVAASTAGGRIYRGTVRSGQQVTAPEGDLVVVGAVNAGAEVLAAGSVHVYGALRGRALAGIHGDVKAGIFCRELHAELLSVAGNYKRLEDIDPRLLGTTVQVQLFDGQLGIKPLG; from the coding sequence ATGAGTCTCAAAGTGGACAGGGACAGTATGGCCTTCACCTTCAAGGGAGGGATGCTGCCGATGACGGTCATGGAACTGACCAGTGCCGATCCCGAGCGCATCCGCGAGCAGCTGGCGGGCAAGCTCAGCCAGTCACCGGCCTTCTTCCAGCATACTCCGGTCGTGCTCAACGTGGAGAAGCTCGACGAACCCCATCTGGCCCTGGAGCGCATCTGTGCGGTGTGCCGGGCCCACAAGCTGTTGCCGGTGGCGGTCCGGGGTGGGCCGGATCCGGTCAAGCAGTCGGCCTGGGCCCTGGGCCTGGGCTGGTTCCCCCCCCAGGAGGCCTCGCGCCCCCGTCCCCTGGAGAGCGTGGCCGACGATGCCGAGTCCCCGGTCGAGGCCGAGGTGGACGAGCCCGTGGTGGTGGACGACGCGCCCGACACCGTGGCGGCCAGCACCGCGGGGGGGCGCATCTACCGCGGCACGGTACGCTCCGGCCAGCAGGTGACCGCCCCCGAGGGCGACCTGGTGGTGGTGGGCGCGGTCAATGCCGGGGCCGAGGTGCTGGCCGCCGGCAGCGTGCATGTCTACGGAGCCCTGCGCGGGCGGGCCCTGGCCGGTATCCATGGGGACGTCAAGGCCGGTATCTTCTGCCGTGAACTGCATGCCGAGCTGCTCTCGGTGGCCGGCAACTACAAGCGCCTCGAGGACATCGACCCGCGCCTGCTGGGCACCACCGTCCAGGTCCAGCTGTTCGACGGCCAACTGGGCATCAAGCCGCTGGGCTGA